In Lolium rigidum isolate FL_2022 chromosome 3, APGP_CSIRO_Lrig_0.1, whole genome shotgun sequence, the genomic window atccccttgtttaaaagtgaagactaattcctcaggtgaagaagtaacaggtgcagaactagacattgtaacaaaagtaaaatgcaagtaactaattttttgtgtttttgatatagagtgcaagatagtaaataaagtaaagctagcaactaatttttttgtgttttgatataatgcagcaaacaaagtagtaaataaaataaagcaagacaaaaacaaagtaaagagattggattgtggagactccccttgcagcgtgtcttgatctccccggcaacggcgccggaaaaagagcttgatacgcgtacagcacgcgtccgttgggaaccccaagaggaaggtgtgatgcgtacagcggcaagttttccctcggtaagaaaccaatgtttatcgaaccgagtaggagccaagaagcacgtcgaaggttgatggcggcgggatgtagtgcggcgtaacaccaggaattccggcgccaacgtggaacctgcacaacacaaccaaagtactttgccccaacgaaacagtgaggttgtcaatctcaccggcttgcttgtaacaaaggattagatgtatagtgtggatgatgattgtttgcgagaaaacggtagaacaagtattgcggtagattgtattcaatgtaaaagaatagaccggggtccacggttcactagaggtgtctctcccataagataaacagcatgttgggtgaacaaattacggtcgggcaattgacaaatagagaggacatgaccatgcacatacatgatatgatgagtattgtgagatttaattgggcattacgacaaagtacatagaccgctatccggcatgcatctatgcctaaaaagtccaccttcagagttatcatccgaaccccttccggtattaagttgcaaacaacgagacaattgcattaagtatggtgcgtaatgtaatcaataactacatcctcggacatagcatcaatgttttatccctagtggcaacagcacatccacaaccttagaactttacgtcacttgtcccggatttaatggaggcatgaacccactatcgagcataaatactccctcttggagttaagagtaaaaacttggccagagcctctactaataacggagagcatgcaagatcataaacaacacataggtaatagattgataatcaacataacatagtattctctatccatcggatcccgacaaacacaacatatatcattacagatagatgatcttgatcatgttaggcagctcacaagatccgacaatgaagcacatgaggagaagacgaccatctagctactgctatggacccatagtccaggggtgaactactcactcatcactccggaggcgaccatggtggtgaagagtcctccgggaggtgattcccctctccggcaaggtgccggaggcgatctcctgaatcccccgagatgggattggcggcggcagcgtctctggaaggttttccgtatcatggctctcggtactgggggtttcgcgacggaggctatatgtaggcagaagggcatgtcaagaggcgacacgaggggcccacacgacagggccgcgcggccaggaggtgggccgcgccgccctggcgtgtcgccgcctcgtcgcctcaattcgtttccctttcggtcttctggaagcttcgtggcaaaataggccctcgggcgttgatttcgtccaattccgagaatatttccttactaggatttctgaaaccaaaaacagcgagaaaacgacgaagcggctcttcggcatctcgttaataggttagtgccggaaaatgcataaatacgacatataatgtgtataaaacatgtagatatcatcaataatgtggcatggaacataagaaattatcgatacgtcggagacgtatcatggggcgGCGGGATGCGGCCTGGGCGTGGAAGGGCTGGCTCGGTAGTGCCGGGGTTTGGCCTGGGGCAGTTCCGTGGGTGGGCAGCGGAAGTGCCGGTGGGCCTGGCGGAAGTGCCGGCCAGCCCCCTcgctttttcctttttcctttttccactCAAATAAAGGCAGACTTATAAACACAATAACTCGAGCTAGGAAATTCCAAACAGGGTGAAACAATTTTGATAGCGGACATTACGAGCATCAAATAGGAATCCCCCATTTTGAAGAAGGGGGAAGCCGTTACAAATTCATAGCAACCACGAAGGCCTGTTTAAATTATGCAACATGACTAGATAGCTTTATTTGATTAGCcttatgttttgttctttttttgtACAATTTTCTTATGCTTCATGGTGGGGAGTGGCCAATTCTCATTTGACTAAGAATTAATTTAATCTCCAGTTAAATAATATCATCAAATTTCACTTGCAATTTAACTAGCATGAAACACAAAGAAATCTAACTGTGCGGTGCAATTTACTCAGTTACATTCCATACCATTTTTTTTCTCAAGTACATCTCATAGGTAGTAGGATTAGGACGTGATCCGACGGTTCAGAAGTTAACTAGGAAAGTCTACACTGAACTAGCAAACCCGTTTGTAGTATATTTCtggcttatttatatttttcatgTGTCTCATTCGAGTGCTTGTAATCACTGTTTTTTTGttacttttatattttattttactcTTGTTGAGAATCATGAATAGATTTCTGGACTTTTCGCAAAAAATATCCTAATAAATTATTGGAGAGTATATAATCGAGTCTTTGTCAATCGTGCACACACATAAATGTCACGGACCCTCGTGCAAGGGATATGGAACGACCAACTCATTTATTACATTGCACTTACACATTTGCACGTCACACACAACTATACATCATATTACAACAATATAATACAAGCAAAGATACTCAATCATATACGCACGCTTGAGGGGCCACAGGAAGCACGCTTACGAGCCGACCCCTAGTGTTTCTGCgggcaagaacaatagatgcagacGGACACACATGCATACACATGTACTGATAGGAGCGCATGATAGGTCGGTATGAAGCCAACATACAAGTAAACAAAACGTAGCTAGGCTACGCGACGACGGGGACGAAGGGCGTGGCGAGGAGCAtcagcggcgtgcggcggcgcacgCCCAGGCCGGACGCCTCCTCCATGTCCACCTCAACGACACCCTCTGGCAGCGACCAGTCGAAATGATAGAGCAAGGCAACGAGGGCGAGCTCCATGCTGGCCAGCCCGTAGTTGAACCCGGGGCACATCCTGCGGCCGGCACCAAACGGCAGAAACTCGTAGCTGCTGCCTGTGAAATCCACGGCGCCGTCCTCAAACCGCTCCGGTAGGAATTCCTCGGCAGCGTCCCAGTACCTGGGGTCCCGCCCGATGGCCCAGGCGTTGATTACCACGCGCGACTTGGCCGGGATCGTGAACCCTTCCAACTCGCACAAGTCGATGCTCTCCCTGGGCACCAGCAGCGGCGCTGGCGGGTGCAGCCGAAGAGCCTCCTTGATCACCAGCTTCAGATACCGGAGGTTGCTAGCTTGCAGGTCGGCCTCGGTCACCATGGTCTTACCTTTGAATGCCTCACGGATTTGCCCCTGCAGCTTCGCCATCACCTTCGGGTTGCGTATCAGCTCCGACATACCCCACTCCATCGCCGATGCCGATGTCCCTGTCCCGCCGGCGAACATGTCCAAGATGATGGCCTTGATCTTGTCGTTGTCTAGGTGGAACCCGAAGCCGCCTTTCCCCTGTAGGCCGATGAGCACATCAGTGAGGTTCTCGTCGATGTTCTCAGTGGCGCCGGCCTTGATTTTATCAGCACGGGCGATGTTCCTCTCATTGATGATCTCCTCCAGGATGGCATCCACCGTCTTGTGGATGCCCTGGAGGCTGCGTTTCATGCCAGTGACGGCGGCTAGCACGGTTGTCCATGTCGGGAAGAGGTCGGGGATGTTAAAGCCACTCGCTAGGCCCACGCCGGACTTGATGGCTGACATGAACTCCGCCgcattcttcctcttcttcccgaaTGCTGCCCGCGCAACGATGCTGTTGGTAGTGCTATGGAACATCACGCTCAGGTTCACCGGCATCGATAGCCCCGTCGTGCGGATCTGCTCCACCAGCATCCCCACCTGCATGCATGCGCGATCCATTTTCAGAGATTAAACCATGCCTTACTAGATATTTCATGTACATCTGCATTTTTGTCAACTGTTGCCAGATACGGACATGACTCTATGCCTTAGTTAGCTCAGGTGACCATTTTATGGTAAattacttatttttattttcactcTCGTTACAATCGGGTAACATGTACTTGTAGTACTGTAAGTTCAGTAATTAATCTGGCATCTTTAGTTGCCACCTTCAACGAATAATTAGATAGTACCAGGTTGGATGTTCGTATATACCTCGTCCTCCCTGATGTGGCGGAAGGAGAGCACGCGCTTGGGGCTGAGGATCTCGGCTGCGCAGAGCTGGCGGAGCTTGCGCCAGTAGTCTCCGGAGGGGGAGAAGAGGATGTCAGCCCACTCGTAGCCGACGATCTCGCCAGCGAGGAGCTTGGGACGCGTGGCGAAGTTGGTGTCGTGGGTCTTAAGCACCAGCCGCGCCGTCTCCTTGGACGACGCCACCACCAGCGGCGTCTGCCCCAGCTGCAACATCATGAGTGGGCCGTACGCGTCGGCGAGGTTTTTCAGTGCCCGGTGCGGCAGCACGTTCACCAGGTGGTGCATGCTGCCGATCACCGGCAGCTTCCATGGCCCCGGCGGCGCCCTCTCGCTGATTGGGTTCAGCACCACCTTCAGCACCTGCAACAGGGCCACcgctccggcggccagcagcacCGAGAGGAGAAACAGCTCGTCCATGAATGTAACAAGCCAAGTCAGCTAGCTAGCAATAGTGAGTAGTGACGGAGCTGGTGAGACAGGTGTGAGTTGATCTGCTTGTGGTGGCGGGGTATATATAGCTCAGGGTGGAGGAGGGACGCAACACGTAACCAATTGTTTAGTTCATAGCGACCTATGAA contains:
- the LOC124700534 gene encoding premnaspirodiene oxygenase-like codes for the protein MDELFLLSVLLAAGAVALLQVLKVVLNPISERAPPGPWKLPVIGSMHHLVNVLPHRALKNLADAYGPLMMLQLGQTPLVVASSKETARLVLKTHDTNFATRPKLLAGEIVGYEWADILFSPSGDYWRKLRQLCAAEILSPKRVLSFRHIREDEVGMLVEQIRTTGLSMPVNLSVMFHSTTNSIVARAAFGKKRKNAAEFMSAIKSGVGLASGFNIPDLFPTWTTVLAAVTGMKRSLQGIHKTVDAILEEIINERNIARADKIKAGATENIDENLTDVLIGLQGKGGFGFHLDNDKIKAIILDMFAGGTGTSASAMEWGMSELIRNPKVMAKLQGQIREAFKGKTMVTEADLQASNLRYLKLVIKEALRLHPPAPLLVPRESIDLCELEGFTIPAKSRVVINAWAIGRDPRYWDAAEEFLPERFEDGAVDFTGSSYEFLPFGAGRRMCPGFNYGLASMELALVALLYHFDWSLPEGVVEVDMEEASGLGVRRRTPLMLLATPFVPVVA